In Paramisgurnus dabryanus chromosome 7, PD_genome_1.1, whole genome shotgun sequence, the following are encoded in one genomic region:
- the mbd5 gene encoding methyl-CpG-binding domain protein 5: MNGGKDRDGGDCRGQLTQVPIGWQRKVETSGVIYISPSGSVLACLDQVKSYLLTDGTCKCGLECPLILSKVFNFDPGAVVKLRTAEDVKADEDVTKLCIHKRKLIAVATLHKSMELPPPSLTLTSPGGGTSVTSMNPTAQPRAIRSKAHEGQPDSKNPFKVMMAAGQRHFSPEQQQDVYPGYSRQRLSSIEQGSKSPFRSGHGGMLSPPSQPFGDGSLSPRTDAIGSPDGFVRNNNPCGFQGTGSPSATHGNSRIPLSSPGVMMHGSPAVQSPCVIAGRTNLPLSPPVPNKSPVMKKPLCNYPPIMDSSRTVFLHKASSASATSLPPPCALQNKQVSSEKDPLGILDPIPSKPNPPPFQPSTHSQVPMMNVNIPPAIVPLPSNLPLPTVKPGPVGHGGHMQRTQHLTATSISPSPVTSPVHMSGPALSRMEASPQRSRSSSTSSEQGSFAVPPCGSMKVPPRSPRSSISSPRPALPSSPSGKPDSLHQYKDMPNQLLAGMSSNISSSQHNPMFSTLSCNNTPQKEHPGLLCMPLNQILNQHNAASFPASSLLSAAAKAQLANQNKVGGSSGGCTVGAVSVGSSVGTSAGLNCPLSGADGNRAVEGHNALNPMLPPNSAMMMPNSEMQSGRAALRDKLMAQQRDSLRKRKAPPNTGNHENNFFNVLKPDMAGMRTPCPPAEQMRKTSRLPPNTSMAQLLQSLSNHSSHMARGRNQGPIGSSRTHFSEGAVHSGAVSQNVQVQQRIRGQTEAMLCPGAESVHSQFSGMMNQMQAAAMGNCGPVNQTLLGNHVMGHVSSHFQQHSQPNINCIMPSSNDSCCTQPINDTGDPASQSCGIGNASQMGGVMAATGHMYQQQMHPALQGMHGVSTYQSQGHSFSTASFTDNNAPNSNSLPCLYQDYQGCMSDGSQSGMTSHLGDTGMYRDGPHKLQGQGDISLAGTAGGQSSVETVDAIYRAVVDAAGKGMQVTITTGVSSSTQASPVPALSAMSAFTASIGQPLSLPHAVNAVINAPRGSEGGDLTQPQRTRPQLFNHTRRSSEQGKKTPDGADRHEYFRSPSAATPVRLQWDEPNHAHWRGEDFLECSTQIQSSPCSSKGERISIMETVSQICPTETTLQSHDLVDHHTDESGNLRLNNNRMAGSMREHVEPTERCTQLNGTLPRGGYGEPLTGDDQSPGSSTSLEGPLVKDYTHFNGHFNGHCAPSPSDTKSLSSEEELRHPDSPSADLLHYRSRGFNMNELVWPIKGFPPWPNKLMGEEHGHNPSMQLSDQAKVEPEQLKTLTEDLQVLDRVSKRNRKAGKLNHHLEAAIRELDKMSGTVHTDRQVKLPKPKRRKISR, translated from the exons ATGAATGGAGGAAAAGACAGAGATGGAGGAGACTGCAGAGGGCAACTCACCCAGGTGCCCATTGGCTGGCAGCGAAAAGTGGAGACCTCGGGTGTCATTTATATCAG TCCAAGTGGATCTGTGCTGGCCTGCCTTGATCAGGTGAAGTCTTATCTGCTGACTGATGGCACCTGCAAATGTGGGCTAGAATGCCCGCTTATTCTCTCCAAG GTTTTTAATTTTGATCCCGGTGCTGTGGTAAAGCTGAGGACTGCAGAGGATGTAAAGGCTGATGAGGATGTTACGAAGCTGTGCATTCACAAGAGGAAGCTTATTGCTGTGGCAACGCTACACAAGAGCATGGAGCTGCCGCCTCCTTCCTTAACGCTCACCAGTCCTGGTGGAGGCACAA GCGTGACTTCCATGAATCCTACCGCACAGCCTCGAGCAATAAGAAGTAAAGCCCACGAGGGCCAGCCAGATTCTAAGAACCCATTTAAGGTGATGATGGCAGCAGGACAGAGACACTTCTCACCAGAGCAGCAGCAGGACGTTTACCCTGGATACTCCAGGCAGAGGCTGAGCAGCATTGAACAAGGATCGAAGTCTCCATTCCGCAGTGGACATGGAGGCATGTTGAGTCCTCCATCGCAACCTTTTGGAGATGGTTCATTGTCCCCAAGAACAGATGCTATTGGCAGTCCGGATGGGTTTGTGCGTAACAACAACCCTTGTGGCTTCCAAGGGACCGGCAGTCCCAGCGCTACACACGGCAACAGCCGCATCCCTTTGTCTTCTCCTGGCGTCATGATGCACGGCTCACCTGCCGTGCAGTCGCCTTGCGTTATTGCCGGAAGGACTAATTTGCCTCTGTCGCCACCAGTCCCCAACAAGAGCCCCGTCATGAAAAAGCCCCTGTGCAACTACCCTCCCATCATGGACTCGAGCAGAACTGTATTTCTCCACAAGGCTTCGTCTGCTTCTGCCACTTCGCTGCCCCCTCCCTGTGCCCTTCAAAATAAACAGGTCAGCTCTGAGAAGGACCCTCTTGGCATCCTGGATCCCATCCCCAGTAAACCCAACCCACCCCCTTTCCAGCCCAGCACCCACTCTCAGGTACCAATGATGAATGTAAACATCCCTCCCGCCATTGTCCCTTTGCCGAGCAACCTTCCTTTACCCACGGTCAAGCCGGGGCCAGTTGGCCATGGTGGTCACATGCAGAGGACTCAGCATCTAACAGCCACCTCCATCTCCCCTTCACCTGTCACTTCCCCCGTCCACATGTCTGGGCCTGCTTTGAGTCGCATGGAAGCGTCTCCACAGCGATCCCGCTCTTCGTCCACTTCCTCTGAACAGGGAAGTTTTGCCGTTCCCCCATGTGGTAGCATGAAGGTCCCACCACGCTCGCCAAGGTCCTCCATTAGCTCTCCTAGACCCGCCTTGCCTTCCAGCCCGTCCGGTAAGCCGGATAGTCTTCACCAGTATAAAGACATGCCCAACCAGCTGTTGGCAGGTATGAGTAGCAACATCAGCAGCAGTCAACACAACCCCATGTTTTCCACTCTCTCCTGCAACAACACCCCGCAGAAGGAGCACCCAGGCCTTTTGTGCATGCCACTGAACCAGATCCTCAACCAACACAATGCTGCCTCTTTTCCTGCCAGCAGTCTCCTGTCGGCTGCCGCCAAAGCACAGCTAGCAAATCAAAACAAAGTAGGGGGAAGTAGCGGTGGATGCACAGTAGGTGCGGTGAGCGTCGGGAGCAGTGTGGGAACATCGGCTGGGCTCAATTGCCCTCTTAGTGGAGCTGATGGCAACAGAGCTGTTGAAGGGCACAATGCTTTAAATCCCATGTTACCACCCAACTCTGCCATGATGATGCCGAATAGCGAGATGCAGAGTGGCCGCGCAGCTCTGCGGGACAAGCTTATGGCACAGCAGAGGGACTCGCTTCGTAAGCGCAAGGCACCCCCAAACACCGGCAACCACGAGAACAACTTCTTTAACGTGCTGAAGCCAGACATGGCTGGCATGAGGACACCCTGCCCTCCTGCTGAGCAAATGAGAAAAACATCACGACTGCCCCCAAACACATCAATGGCTCAGTTACTACAATCTCTGAGCAACCACAGTTCCCACATGGCCAGAGGCAGAAACCAAGGCCCCATAGGCTCCAGTCGGACGCACTTCAGTGAGGGTGCTGTTCACTCTGGCGCAGTCTCTCAGAACGTGCAGGTACAGCAGCGAATACGTGGCCAGACGGAAGCAATGCTTTGCCCAGGTGCGGAGTCTGTTCACAGCCAGTTTTCAGGCATGATGAACCAGATGCAGGCTGCAGCAATGGGAAACTGTGGGCCTGTGAACCAAACACTTCTTGGAAACCATGTGATGGGACATGTAAGCTCTCACTTTCAGCAGCATAGCCAGCCAAACATCAACTGCATAATGCCTAGCAGCAATGACTCCTGTTGCACGCAACCTATTAATGACACAG GTGACCCTGCATCACAGAGCTGTGGCATAGGTAACGCTTCTCAGATGGGTGGCGTCATGGCTGCCACGGGGCACATGTACCAACAGCAGATGCACCCAGCACTACAGGGAATGCATGGGGTCTCCACATATCAAAGTCAAGGGCATTCCTTCTCAACAGCTTCTTTTACAGACAACAATGCTCCTAACTCTAACAGCTTGCCTTGCCTGTACCAGGATTATCAG GGGTGCATGTCTGACGGTTCCCAGTCTGGCATGACATCTCATCTGGGGGACACGGGGATGTACAGAGATGGTCCACACAAGCTCCAAGGTCAAGGTGACATTTCATTGGCAGGTACTGCTGGAGGTCAAAGTTCAGTGGAGACGGTTGATGCGATTTACAGGGCGGTGGTGGACGCCGCTGGCAAAGGCATGCAAGTGACCATCACCACTGGTGTGAGTAGCAGCACGCAGGCAAGCCCAGTCCCCGCGCTCAGCGCCATGAGTGCCTTTACTGCCTCCATTGGTCAGCCGCTCAGCCTACCTCACGCCGTCAACGCAGTCATAAACGCCCCCCGTGGCTCTGAGGGGGGCGACTTAACCCAGCCGCAGCGCACCCGACCGCAGCTATTCAACCACACACGCAGGAGCTCTGAGCAGGGTAAGAAGACGCCTGACGGTGCGGATAGGCATGAGTATTTCCGCTCGCCTAGCGCTGCCACACCGGTGAGACTGCAGTGGGATGAGCCCAACCATGCTCATTGGAGAGGGGAAGACTTTCTGGAATGTTCCACCCAGATTCAGAGCAGTCCATGCAGTAGCAAAGGAGAGAGGATAAGCATCATGGAAACTGTCAGCCAGATATGTCCAACGGAGACAACTCTTCAGAGTCACGACCTTGTTGACCACCATACGGATGAGAGCGGAAACTTGCGATTAAACAACAACCGCATGGCTGGCAGCATGAGGGAGCATGTGGAGCCCACAGAGCGATGCACTCAGCTGAATGGCACACTCCCTCGTGGGGGATACGGGGAGCCGCTCACTGGAGACGACCAGTCGCCGGGCTCCTCGACTAGCTTGGAAGGACCATTGGTGAAAGACTACACACACTTTAATGGACACTTTAATGGACACTGTGCGCCCAGCCCCTCCGACACCAAGAGTCTCAGCAGTGAGGAGGAGCTGCGTCACCCTGACTCGCCTTCAGCCGACCTGCTGCACTACAGGTCCAGGGGTTTTAATATGAATGAACTGGTCTGGCCAATAAAAGGCTTCCCTCCGTGGCCTAATAAACTGATGGGAGAAGAACATGGACACAATCCCAGCATGCAACTTTCTGATCAAGCAAAG GTGGAGCCAGAGCAGTTGAAAACACTAACAGAAGACCTGCAGGTGCTGGACAGAGTCAGCAAAAGAAACCGAAA GGCTGGAAAACTAAATCATCATTTAGAAGCTGCGATTCGTGAGTTAGACAAGATGTCTGGAACC GTTCACACGGATCGTCAGGTGAAACTTCCCAAACCCAAGAGGAGAAAAATTTCCAGATAA